The region CGCCACGATCCACCTCCATGGCGGCAACTCACCCTGGATCAGCGACGGCACCCCCCACCAGTGGACGGTGCCGGTCAACGAGATATCCACCCCCTACCAGAAGGGGGTATCCGCCCGGGACGTGCCCGACATGGTGCCGACGAATCCGGGTGAATTGACCTTCTACTGGACCAACCAGCAGAGCGGCCGTCTGATGTTCTACCACGACCACACCCTCGGGATCACCCGCCTGAACGTCTATGCCGGCGAAGCAGCAGGCTACCTGATAACCGACCCGGTGGAAGAGGGGCTGATCAACAACGGGACCCTGCCGAACATCTGCCCCGGTGGCGGGACGGCGGTCTGCGAATACCGTTACGGGATCCCCCTGATCATCCAGGACAAGACCTTTGTTCCCAAGAATATCGACACCCAGGACGCCCTCTGGACAAAGAGCTCCAAGGGGGTTGCCAACAATTGGGGCGTCTACGGCGACCTCTGGTTCCCCCACGTCTATGAACGGAACCAGGACCCCACCAGCCCGGCCGGGGCCAATCCTTTCGGACGCTGGGACTACGGCCCCTGGTTCTGGCCGCCGGTATCGATCGCGGCGGACAAGGCGACCCTGCCCGAGCCTTCCACGACACCGGAAGCGTTCATGGACACCATGCTGGTCAACGGTACCGCCTATCCCTATCTGACGGTGGAGCCGAAACCGTACCGGTTCCGCATCCTGAACGCCTCCAACGACCGCATGCTCAACCTGAGCCTCTTCGTTGCAGACCCCAACGATCCCCTGGGTACGGAAGTGAAGATGGTGGCGGCCGCCCCCAACCCGACCTTCCCGGCCGGACCGTTCCCGGATGTGGCTATCTGGCCGACCGACGGCAGGGCCGGCGGCGTGCCCGACCCGACCACCATGGGACCGAACATCATCCAGATCGGCAACGAGAGCGGCATCCTGCCCAACCCGGTCGTTCACCCCAACCAGCCGGTCAGCTACAACTATAACCGTCGCGACATCGTGGTGCTGAACGTCCAGGAAAAGAACCTCTTCCTGGGCTCTGCGGTGCGGGCCGACGTGATCATCGACTTTTCCGACCCGAAATACATCGGCAAGGACATCATCCTGTACAACGACGCCCCGGCGCCGGTCCCGGCCTTCGATACGCGTATCGACTACTACACCGGCAATCCGGACCAGACCACCAGCGGCGGCGCCCCCTCGACCCTGCGCGGGTACGGTCCCAATACCCGCACCGTTATGCAGTTCCGGGTAGCGGGTACGCCGCAGCCCAATCCCAATCTGCTGGCCAACCTCAAAGCGGCCCTGCCGGCAGCTTTCAAGGCCAGCCAGCCGGCGCCCCTGATCCCCGAGCCGACCTACCCCGTGGCGGCGTGGGGCGTTACCGCTCCGACCGAGCAATACGCCAAGATCCAGGATTATGCCATTACCCTGAACCCGCTGAACCGCGACTACACCGCGAGCACCATACCGGTTACCATTCCCTTCCAGCCCAAGGCCATCCAGGAGTTGTGGGACCCCTACGGGCGCATGAACGCCACCCTGGGGATTGAACTCCCCTTCACCACCCAGCTCAACCAGACCACCATCCCCATGGGGTACGCCGAACCGACCACGGAGCGGATCGTGGACGGACATCCCCAGATCTGGAAGATAACCCATAACGGCGTCGATACCCATCCGGTGCACTTTCACATGTTCGACGTGCAGGTCTTGAACCGGGTCGGCTGGGACGGCGCCATCCGGCCGCCCGACGACAACGAACTGGGGTGGAACGAAACCGTCCGCATGAACCCGCTGGAGGACATCATCGTCGCCCTGCGGCCCAAGGCGCAGGCGCTTCCCTTTACCCTCACCACCAGCACGCGCCTCATCGACCCGACCCTGGCGCTCAACGCCCCCATAAGCGCCACCGACATCGGCAACCTCGGCCAGGGGGGGACACCGGTAGCGGGCCTTGCGGTCACCGTTCCCAACATACCGACCGACTACGGCTACGAATACGTGTGGCACTGCCACATCCTCGGCCATGAAGAAAACGACTTCATGCGGCCGGTGGTATTCAGCATTTCCACGGCGCCGCCTCCCGATCCGAGCCTGCTGAACGCCTACATCGGCGGAGGGTCGGTGCCGGGCAAAACCAACTATGTCACCACCTACACCAACTCGAACATCAACCAGATCGTGCTCCAGTGGACGGACAACGCGCCCGTTTCCACCCCCAGCCGTTTCCAGGTGCTGCGCGCTTCCGGCGCCGGCCCCTATACCTATCCGGCAAGCTATACCCCCCTGGCGGAGATCTCCTACCTGCCGGGCTATCCGCCGATCTTCACCGACGCCAACGTGGATCCGGGGACAGCCTACGGTTACGCCGTCGTCTCCCTGAACGATTTCGGAGCACCAAACACGAAATCGAACCCCGCCGTGAGCGCGCAGGTCACCACGGCCTCCTGGACCGCCGCCACCGGCGTGACCGTCACCGACAGCAAGCCGGTGGGGCATGTGGTCGGCACCAATGTGTCGTTTACCGCCGCCGGCACGGGCGCAACATCGAGTGATCCCGCCCTTGCCGTGGTCTACCAGTATCGTTTCCTGCTCAACGGCGTCGAGGTGCAGGCCTTCAGCACCAACAACATGTGGACCCTGCCGGATACCGCGGCCGTCGGCACCTATACCATCACGGTAGAAGCGCGCACCAGCGCGGGGCAAACCCCGGTGGCGACCACGACCGTCACCCATGTGGTCAACAATCCCCCCAGCCCGCCGGTGACGGTTGCCAGCCCGGTCCCCGCCGTCTATTCGGCGGCACCGGTGGTGGTGTCCCTGACGGCAACGACCAACGCGCCGCCGGCGACCATCTACTACACCCTGGACGGCAGCACGCCCACCACGGCGATGCCTCCCTACACCGGCCCGATCACGCTGAACCAGACCACCACCATCAACTACTTCGCCGTTGACGTCAACGGCACGGCCGAAGCGGTTCACACCGACACCTGGTACATCCATGTGCCGGACCTGGTGGCCACCATGCAGATCAACAACGGCGCCGCCCAGACCAAGTCCCTGGCTGTCACCCTGAATCTGAACGCCTATGACCCGGTAGGCGTCGCCACCATGGAATTCTCCAACGACGGCACCAACTGGAGCGGCGAGGAACCCTACGCGACCTCCAAGACCTGGACCCTGCTCACCGGCAGCGACGGGCCGCGCACGGTGTATGCGCGTTTCCGCGACAAGTCGTTGCCCACCGGCGTCCAGTATCCGCCGATCACCGCCGCCATCACCCTGGATACGACCCCTCCGGCCACCACGCCGAGCCCGATTCCCGGTTCGTACACCAACGGCAGTTCGCTTGCGGTCACCCTGACGGCCAACGAGACCGCCACCATCTATTACACCGCCGACGGCACCACGCCGACCACGGGCTCGCTGACCTATCAAACACCGATCCAGGTCAACACCGCCGCCGGCTCATCCACGACCATCAAATACTTTGCCGTCGACAGCGCCGGCAACCAGGAAGCGGTCAAGACCGCCGTCTGGAGCATGGCGACGATCGATCTGGTCGCCAGCGCCCAGATCAACAACGGAGCAAGTTGGACACCGACCCCCGATGTCACCCTGACGCTGAAGGCTTTCGATCCAACCGGCATCGCCAGTTACGAGCTCTCCAACGACGGGTCAACCTGGTCGGGCCCCTTCGCCTCGCCGGATACGTCCGCGGGAGTCACCGTAACCATAACGCCAAGCTGGACCCTGACCAGCGGCGAGGGGTTGAAGACCGTGTATGTGAGATTCACCGACACCAACCTGGGCGGCGGCACGACCTATCCCCCCATCACGGCCTCGATCCTCCTGGGTAATAAGGATGGCCTGCTGCCGGGCACCAGCGGCTACCTGGCCAGCGCCCTGAAAGCGCTCCACATCGCCACCGGCTTCGCGTCGCCCACCCCGATGGACCTTGTTCATGCCGACGTTGCTCCCTACAATAACGGAACGGCAAAACCGGACGGCAAAATCGACTTGGGCGATGTGACCATGATCCTGCTCCGTTCGCTGGGGCTCATCGCAACGTTCTGACACCATTACCGAGCCCCCTCCCCGCCTTTGCGGCGGGAGGGGGCCATATTTCTTCACCCCCGGAGGAACGATCCCTATGAAAAAACATAGTATTCCTGCAATCATCTGCGCAATGTCCCTCCTGACGCTGGCGGCCTGCGGCGGTGGCGGCGGTGGCGGAGGAGGGGCGGCGACACAGGCGGTCACGACGCTGTACCTGTTCGGCCAGATGTCCTCAACCACCAACAGCAAGATAGACAGCATCCAGACATCCTTCGTTGTGCCGGCAGGCGTGCTGGTCAACTACACATCGGCCCCCGGAGCCCCTGCCGGCAACTATCCCGTCCGTTCCGGCTTCGCCGTGCCGTCAGGCCCGGTCAAGGTTGCGGCAAGCGATATCAGCGGCACATACCATACCGGCACCCGATTGTTGACCATCAGCTTGCAGAACGTTTCCAACCCGAAGGTTGCCTTGCAGAGTTATACCACCGCAAAAAATGGAGCTACCATCAAGGGCGCCGAGGTTGCCAAAGTAACCTTGAAACTGGCAACAGCGGGGAGCGCCCCCACCTACCCGTCGCAAGACCTTCTCGCCACGGTCTGGCAATACCGGGAGTTGCCGTCGATTTACCTTGGCTTGTTGAGCGGTTGCCGTATAAATTACGACACGAAGTTTCAATAACCTCACGCCATCGCACGTGTATCCATTCAAAAGGCTGGCGACGGAGAACCTGCCCGTTGCCAGCCTTGTCCTTTTGCCGGGGCTATGCATGCAGCAACCTTTTCCAGCCAGCTTTCGGCGTCTTGACCGCGTAAATAGTGTTGCCATCAATTACGCCCTCAGCTATGCTCATACCTACTAAATTCCATCCGACAGAAAGAGGCAAACCATGACTCGACATATCGGACATATCTTTATGGCGGCCTTCCTGCTCCTGGCAAGCGCCTCGCTTTGCCTTGGGTCTGTGACGGTCACCTCCACGGGTAGCGGCACCTACACCGTCCAAGGGAGCAACATGGATGGTATCGCCGCTTTCGACCTGGTCCTGAAGTACGACAGCCCGGCCTTGGCATCGCCGACGGTAAGCCAGGGCAGCCTCATATCCGGCGCAATGCTGGCAGCCAACACCAACGTGGCCGGGACTATCAGGATAGCGGTCGTCAGCAGCAAGTCATTTTCGGGCAGTGGGCCGCTTGTCACCATTAAATTTGCGACCCATACGGGGGGCACCGTTTCAGTAGCCTCCTTCAGCCCGATCAACAGCAACGGGGCCGCTGTAAGCAGCGGCGACAGTGGCAGCAGTAGCAGCGACAACAGCAGCAGTAGCAGTGACAACAGCAGCAGCAATGGCAGTAGTAGCAGTAGTAGCAGTAGTAGTAGCAGTAGTAGTGGCAGTAGTGGCAGTAGCAGTAGTAGTGGCAGTAGTGGTAGTCCCACCTATCTCGGCACGGTCACCATGCCGTCGGACAGCCAGATGAAGAGTGAAACGAAGACAGCCGCCACTGAAACGCCCGCCCCGGCCAACGCCCCGGAGGCGACCGCCAAGCCGGGCGAGACGCCTCCCGCGGGCGAAGCCCCCGCCGCCGGAGAAACGCCGGTCGCGACCAAGGCTCCGGCAGCGGCCAAGAAAAACGAATCGATCAGCGTCGCTTCCAACACGGCGGTCCTCGAACGGTTCCGGGCCTACCAGGGCGACAAGACTCCGGCCATCATGATCGCGCTCTTCAAACAGCAGATCTCCCCACTCTTCCGCCAGGAGCCCTTTGTCGTCCTGAGCGACGGCGCGACCACCGTGACCATAGTCGCCGACCTTTCCGCAGAGACGGGAAGTTCGCCCAATTTCGCCCTGACCGGCGCAAAAATGGTTTCCCTGAAGAAAGACGACGCATCATCCACCTGGTTCATCGAGGCCCTTCCCGCGAAAGGCGCCCTGAGCGCAAGCCTGATGGTGCTCAATGAAAGCAAGGTCACCGAATACCCGCTGACCATCGCTCCGGCCATCAAAAAAGCGGCAGCCACGGAGAAAGAATTTGCCGCATTCCTCAAGGATGCCGCCAAGACCCCGGCACAGCACGACCTGAACGGAGACGGGAGCTACGACGGGATCGACGATTACATCTACACCGCGAACTATCTTGTCCGGCAGCAGAAGGCCAGGACGAGCGCAAAATAGGCATCACCACCCCAGGCCGAAAACAGGAAAGCCGCCCGGAATCGCCGGGCGGCTTTTTTTATGCTTCCCGTAAGGGGGGCACCTTCTCCTGCCATGGCCTCTTCATCGCCCCCCCCTTACTTTAGTTCGTGAATTTGTTCTTTTTGGCCGCATCGGCCTTCTGGGTCTCTATGCGCTTCACCACCTCTTCCACCACCTGGTCCGGCGAGAAGCTGGGCGTGGACGGGAGTTGCCCCTTCACCACTTTTTCGGGCTGAACGTTCACCCGTTCCTGCGTCTCCGCCCGGCGAGGCTGATGCACCGGCGGCGCGTCCTGATACTGCGCCATGGCGGCCGTCAGGCTGCGCAGCAGACGAATCCCCATGATCACGGAAATCCCCAGCGCCACGATATCCTCACGCCAGTACGCCAGGCTGAGGTTGGTCGTCATGGAACCGGCCAGCAATCCCGCTGACGCAATCAGCAGGCAAAAAGCGTTGCCGATCACGGTTATTTCGATGTCCTGAGGCTCTTTTCGCCCGACCGCATGGCTCGCCATGGTAGACCTCCCGTTCCCGTCCTCTACGTTTCCTGATCGGCACCGGGTGCTGAAAGCTTTAGCCTGATACGCTGCATGACCCACGCCTGCATACGGTCCATATAATAATATACCACCGGAGTGATGTACAGCGTCATCAGTTGCGACACCAGCAGGCCGCCCACAACCGCCAGCCCCAGCGGCCGGCGGGCATCGGCACCGGCACCGATTCCCAGCGCTATGGGCAGGGTCCCCATGAGCGCCGCCATGGTGGTCATCATGATCGGCCGGAAACGGACCAGGCACCCCTCATAGATGGCGTCGATCGGCGCCTTGTTCTCTTTCCGCTGGGCCTCCAGGGCAAAGTCGATCATCATGATGGCGTTCTTTTTGACGATGCCGATCAGCATGATGATCCCCACGAAGGCGTACAGGTTGAGTTCCTTGCCGAAAATCATGAGGGTCAAGAGCGCCCCCATGCCGGCCGAGGGGAGGCCGGACAGGATCGTCAGGGGGTGGATGTAACTCTCGTACAGGATGCCGAGTACGATGTAGATGACCACGATGGCCAGGATCAGCAGCAGGGCCAGCCCCTTGGTGGACTGCTGGAAGGCCTGGGCCGTCCCCTGGAAGGCGGTGGTGATCTTGACCGGCAGGGATGCGGCCGCCGTTTTTTCCACCGCCGCCGTGGCGTCCCCCAGCGGTACGCCCGGCTTGATGTTGAAGGAGATGGTCACGGCGTTGATCTGCCCCAGGTGGTTGACGGAGAGCGGCCCCAGGGAGGGGGTCAGCCGGCCGAGCATGCTGAGCGGCACCAACTGGCCGGTGCCGGAGCGCACATAGAGCAGCGAGAGGGCCGCCGGGTCCATCTGGTACCGGGGCTCCACCTCCAGGATCACCTGGTACTGGTTGGTGGGGGCGTAGATGGTGGATACCTGGCGGCTGCCGTAGGCGTAGTAGAGGGCGTCCTCCACCTGCTGCGCGCTGATCCCCAGGGCCGAAGCCCGGTCCCGGTCGATGTCCAACTGGATCTGGGGGTTGTTGATCTGCAGATCCGAGGTCACGTCCTGCAGCAGGGGGAGTTCGCGCAGTTTATGTTCCAGTTCTGCGGCGCTTTTGTAAAGCTCGCCGGTGTCCGGGGAGAGCAGGGCAAACTGGTACTGGGCCTTGGCCAGGGTGGCGTCCAGCCGTATGGGCGGCGGGTTCTGCATGAAGCACATGATGCCCGGCACCTTGGCCAGCTTGGGCCGCAGTTCCTGGATCACCTGGTCGGCGTTCAGCTTCCTCTGGCCGGGCGGCTTGAGGCGGATGAACATGAAACCGCTGTTGGAGCCGACCCGGTTGCCGGTCGCCCCGGCCGAGGACATGAACCCCGCCACATTGGGGTCCTGGTTGACGATGGCGGCCACCTGCTGCTGGTGCGCGGCCATTTCCTGAAACGAGACCCCCTGGGCCGCTTCGGTGATGGCAAAGATGGCGCCGGTATCCTCACTGGAGAACAGGCCGGTCGGCATACTTTTGAACATCGCGACCGTCACGGCGGTCATCACGATGGTCACCACCATGACCGCACGGCGCCAGGCGAGGGCCTGGCGCAAGGTTCGCTCGTAAAGGTGCAGCATACCGTTGAAAAAACGCTCCATGGCGTTATACAGACGGCCATGCCGCTGGTCGTGGGCCGGCTTGAGAAACCGGCTGCACAGCATGGGGGTAAGGGAGAGCGAGACCAGGCCGGAGATGAGGATGGCCATGCTGATGGTCACGGCGAATTCGTGCAGGATGCGCCCCAGCATCCCCGGCATGAAGAGCACCGGGATGAAGACCGCCACCATGGAGATGGTCATGGAGATGATGGTGAAACCGATCTCCCGGGAACCGCTGGAGGCCGCCTCCATGGGTTTTTCCCCCTGTTCCATGTGCCGGACGATATTCTCCAGCATGACGATGGCGTCGTCCACGACAAAGCCGACCGACAGGGTCAGGGCCATCAGGGAGATGTTGTTGATGGAGAAATTGAGGGCGAGCATGGCGGCAAAGGTCCCCACGATGGAGAGCGGCAAGGCCAGGCTGGGGATGATGGTGGCCGAAAGATTGCGCAGGAACAGGAAGATGACCATGATGACCAGGCCGATGGTCAGGATGAGGGTGAACTTGACGTCCTGCACCGACTCCCGGATCGTTTCGGAACGGTCATAGAGGACGTCCATGTTGACGGAACCCGGTATCTGGGTCCGAAAGCCGGGCAACAGCTTCCGGATGCTGTCCACCACCTCGATGGTGTTGGTGCCGGGCTGGCGCAGCACGGCCAGGACGATGGCGCGGGTCGCGGTGCCGTCCGTGTTGTACCAGGCGGCGATCTTGTCGTTCTCGATGCTGTCCACCGACGCGCCCACATCCTGTACCCGTACCGGAGAGCCGTTGCGGTAGGCCACGATGACCGGCTTGTAGTCCTCGGCCGTGTAAAGCTGGCCGGACGCCTGGATGGTGAGCGCCTTGTGCTGCCCCTGGAGGATGCCGGTGGGTATGTTCACATTGGCGTTGGAAAGCGCCGTGGCAATTTCGTCGATGCCGATCTTGCGGGACGCCAGCCCCTTGGGATCGACCCTGACCCGCACGGCATACTTCTGGGAGCCGTAGACCAGGACCTGGGCCACGCCGCTCACCATGGAGATGCGCTGGGCCAGGAGGGTATCGGCGTACTCGTGCACCTGGGACAGCGGCAGGGAGGGGGAACTGAGGGCCAGGTAGATGATCGGCTGGTCGGCCGGATTGACCTTCCGGAAGGAGGGGGGCGTCGGCATGGTCGGCGGCAATTGGCGGGCCGCCGCGGCGATGGACGATTGCACGTCCTGGGCCGCGGCGTCGATGCTCCGCTCCAGTGCGAACTTGAGGGTGATAATGGAGATACCCTGGCCGTTGGTGGAGGACATGGAATCCATGCCGGCAATGGTGGAAAACTGCCGTTCCAGGGGCGTGGCCACGGCCGAGGCCATGGTGTCCGGGTTGGCGCCGGGGAGCTCCGCCCTGACCTGGATGGTCGGATAGTCCACATTGGGCAGGTCGTTGACCGGCAGTTTCAGGTAGGCGGCAATCCCGAACATCAGGACCGCCAGCATCACCAGGCTGGTCATGATGGGACGTTTGATGAAAAGCCCGGAGATACTCATGCGCCCGGGACCGCCCCTTTCGCAGTTGCGGGAGCCGGAGCGGCGGCGCCGTTGGGTGCCGCCTTGGCCGGGCCCGCGCTGCCTGGCTGCTTGACCTCCACCCGGGCGCCCGGGATGACCCGCACCTGGCCGTCGATCACCACCTGTTCCCCAGGCTGTATCCCCTTCTCGATGACCGTCCCCCCCTGGTAGACAGGACCGACGCCGACCGGCCTGAGCTCGGCCATCATGCCCGGTTTGACCACAAACACGTACTGCCCCTGCTGACCGGTCTGCACCGCCTGGGACGGCACCACAACGGCATTCTTCCTGACCGACAGGGTTATGGAGACCGTGACGAACTGGCCGGGCCAGAGCAGCTTCCGGCTGTTCTCGAAGGTAGCCTTCAGCTTGATCGTGCCGGTGGCGGCATCGACGCCGTTGTCCAGGAAGGTTACCGTACCCTTTTCAACCACCCCCGGCTGGTTGGGCACCTCGGCCTCCACCACCACCCTGCCGCCGGCCATGTGCCGCTTGATCTCGGCCAGATCTTTTTCGGGAAGGGAAAAGGTGGCAAAGATGGGGGTCAGCTTGTTGATGGTCACCAGCGATGAGTCGTTGGCCTTGACCACATTGCCCTGATTGACGGTCAATACCCCCAGCCTGCCGCTGATGGGCGCGGTGATGGTGCAGTAGGAGAGCTGGGCGCGTGCGTTCTCCACCTCGGCACGGTCGGCCGCCACGCTGGCCTCGGCCGACTCTGCCGTGGTTCGATACCCCTCGGCCTGTTCCTGGGTAACGATCCCCTCCTTGACCAACTGGTGATAACGGCCGTAGTTTTCCCTGGCGTTCTTCATGATGACCAGATCGCGGGCCAGGGCCGCCTCGGCCTTTTTCAGCGCCGCCCGGTAGGGACGGGAGTCGAGTTGGCACAGAAGGTCACCCTTCCGCACGTCCTGCCCCTCCTTGAAGGCGACCTTGGTAAGCTCTCCGCTGAGCTGGGTCTTGATGGTGACGCTTTCGGAGGCCTCCATGGTGCCGATGGCCCGGAGGAGCACCGGCACGTCCCGCTGGGTGGCGGTGGCCACCACCACCGGCGCCGGGGGGCGGGGGGCTTGTTCAGGCTTCTTTTTGCCCGAACAGCCAGGAAGCAGCAGCGATAAGCCGGCAATCAGTACGGCGGCATTGGTGCGAAGCGGCATGAAGCGGACCTCAAACATGAGATAATCTGAATTTACCAAATAGTGCAAAAATATAGCACACAACACCGTTGAAACACATTACTTTAATCGCCAACGCCCCTCCATCCGGCGGATGAAGGGGCGTTGGCGTACCATGCCGCACTGTGCAAAAAAAGACGGGTTACTCCCTCACGTAGGTGTCCATATCGGTTTCATGCACCATGCCCATGACACGCGCATATTCGGATTCGATCATCAGGTAGTGATTGTGGGTTTCCCTGGCGTTCAGTTCGTACACCGCCCGGACACCGGCGTCGTCAAATTTTGCCGCGGTTTCCAGCAGGGTTTGTTCCAGGTTTTGTTCCCGCTCCATAGCCAGTTCCAAGGCCTTTTGCTCGGTAAACTCCTCGTCGATGAGCCGGGAGATCGACGCCATCCAGCTTGAGGCATTGTCGGGAGGGGCATCGAGAAACAGGTCCAGGGACGGGATGTCGTTGCCATCATATATCCGGTAGAATTGCCCGGCATGCTCCCGCTCTTCCTTTGCCAGCACTTCGAAGGTGCGGCGGGCCGCCGGGTCCTTCATCTGTCCGGCCCCCACCTGGTAGAAATTCATGGCGTTCTTTTCGGTCTGAATTGAACGTTTGACAGCCTCCTGAACGTTGATACTCATGAGACATGATCTCCTTTCCCTGGATTCTGATACGGCCGGCACCTGCCGTGCGGATAGACATAAACACTACCTATGAAGCCTTATTTGTCAAGCGATTGCCGAAAAAAATCCAAAGCGGTTGACAGCCGCAACGAGCGGCGTGTAAAAGGATGTGACATTTTTGGTTCCCAAAGGAGGCGGCGCGTGGCACAGGAAGTCAATAAAATCATTTACTCGATGATGCGGGTCAGCAAGTTTTACGACAAAAAACCGGTCATCAAGGACATATCCCTTTCCTACTTCTACGGCGCCAAGATCGGCGTGCTCGGCCTGAACGGTTCGGGCAAGAGTTCCCTGCTCAGGATCATGGCGGGCGTGGACAAGGATTTCAACGGCCAGGCCGTGCTCTCCCCCGGCTACAGCGTGGGCTACCTGGAGCAGGAGCCGCACCTGGACGAGACCAAGACCGTGCGCCAGGTGGTGGAGGAAGGGGCCCAGGAGACCGTTGACCTTTTGGCCGAGTTCAACGCCATCACCGACAAGTTCTCCGAGCCGGACGCCGATTTCGAAAAGCTGTGCGAGCGTCAGGCCACGTTGCAGGAGAAACTGGACCATCTGGATGCCTGGGACCTGGACAGCCGCCTGGAGATGGCCATGGATGCCCTGCGCTGCCCGCCGGGAGACACGCCGGTCAACGTGCTTTCCGGCGGCGAGAAACGCCGCGTGGCGCTCTGCCGGCTGCTCCTGAAAAAGCCGGACATCCTGCTCCTGGACGAGCCGACCAACCACCTGGACGCCGAAACCGTGGCCTGGCTGGAACACCACCTGCACAGCTATGCCGGCACCGTCATCGCCGTGACCCACGACCGCTATTTCCTGGACAACGTGGCCGGCTGGATCCTGGAACTGGACCGGGGCGAGGGCATCCCCTGGAAAGGCAACTATTCATCCTGGCTGGAGCAGAAACAGAACCGCCTGGCCCAGGAGGAAAAGCAGGAGAGCGACCGCCAGAAGACCCTGCAACGCGAACTGGAGTGGATCAGGATGTCCCCCAAGGGACGTCACGCCAAGTCCCAGGCCCGCATCAGCGCCTATGAGCAGTTGGTGGCCCAGGAAAGCGAAAAGCAGGCCAAGGACCTGGAGATCTACATCCCGCTGGGGCAGCGCCTGGGGGATATCGTCATCGAGGCGGACAACGTGGCCAAGGGCTTCGGCGACCGGCTGCTGTTCGAGGCCATGAACTTCCGGCTCCCCCGGGGCGGCATCGTGGGGATCATCGGCCCCAACGGCGCCGGCAAGACGACCCTGTTCCGCATGATCACCGGTCAGGAGCAGCCGGACAGCGGTTCGTTCCGCATCGGCGACACCGTGCAGTTGGCCTACGTGGACCAGAGCCGCGGCGCCCTGAACCCGGACAAAAACATCTGGGAGGAGATCTCCGAGGGGCAGGACACGGTCCAGCTCGGCAAGGTGGCGGTCAACTCCCGGGCCTACGTGTCGCGCTTCAACTTCTCCGGCGCGGACCAGCAGAAGAAGGTGGGCATGCTCTCCGGCGGCGAACGCAACCGGGTGCACCTGGCCAAGATGCTCAAGAGCGGGGCCAACGTGATCCTTCTGGACGAACCGACCAACGACCTGGACGTGAACACCATGCGCGCCCTGGAGGAGGCGCTGGAGAACTTCGCCGGCTGCGCCGTGGTCATCAGCCACGACCGGTGGTTCCTGGACCGCATCGCCACCCACATCCTGGCCTTCGAAGGGGATTCCAGCGTGGTCTTCTTCGACGGCAATTATTCGGAGTATGAAGAGGACCGCAAGAAGCGGCTGGGGACGGCGGCCGAACAGCCGCACCGCATCAAGTACCGCCAGTTGACCCGGGCCTGACGCGCAACGGAACGGCTTCGAGCCAAAACCCGACAGCCCCGGACCTCCGTGAGC is a window of Geobacter sp. FeAm09 DNA encoding:
- a CDS encoding chitobiase/beta-hexosaminidase C-terminal domain-containing protein, translating into MKRELFWRLMRLVLVIAVFLWSPPWVQAGPGGGTYYANSPAGGVSGTGLRKFVDKLPGLGLPNCTMSSPPGVGTCNENNLGSYIPIANKVTSPTFPATTATDGVTAIPASDYYEVGLVEYSQKMHSDLPKKTRLRGYRDLNASFANMSTQYLGPLIIAQRDVPVRVRFRNQLPTGNAGKLFIPVDTSLMGAGRGPAVTTSAIPSTIGATVPAFTNYSGSYTQNRATIHLHGGNSPWISDGTPHQWTVPVNEISTPYQKGVSARDVPDMVPTNPGELTFYWTNQQSGRLMFYHDHTLGITRLNVYAGEAAGYLITDPVEEGLINNGTLPNICPGGGTAVCEYRYGIPLIIQDKTFVPKNIDTQDALWTKSSKGVANNWGVYGDLWFPHVYERNQDPTSPAGANPFGRWDYGPWFWPPVSIAADKATLPEPSTTPEAFMDTMLVNGTAYPYLTVEPKPYRFRILNASNDRMLNLSLFVADPNDPLGTEVKMVAAAPNPTFPAGPFPDVAIWPTDGRAGGVPDPTTMGPNIIQIGNESGILPNPVVHPNQPVSYNYNRRDIVVLNVQEKNLFLGSAVRADVIIDFSDPKYIGKDIILYNDAPAPVPAFDTRIDYYTGNPDQTTSGGAPSTLRGYGPNTRTVMQFRVAGTPQPNPNLLANLKAALPAAFKASQPAPLIPEPTYPVAAWGVTAPTEQYAKIQDYAITLNPLNRDYTASTIPVTIPFQPKAIQELWDPYGRMNATLGIELPFTTQLNQTTIPMGYAEPTTERIVDGHPQIWKITHNGVDTHPVHFHMFDVQVLNRVGWDGAIRPPDDNELGWNETVRMNPLEDIIVALRPKAQALPFTLTTSTRLIDPTLALNAPISATDIGNLGQGGTPVAGLAVTVPNIPTDYGYEYVWHCHILGHEENDFMRPVVFSISTAPPPDPSLLNAYIGGGSVPGKTNYVTTYTNSNINQIVLQWTDNAPVSTPSRFQVLRASGAGPYTYPASYTPLAEISYLPGYPPIFTDANVDPGTAYGYAVVSLNDFGAPNTKSNPAVSAQVTTASWTAATGVTVTDSKPVGHVVGTNVSFTAAGTGATSSDPALAVVYQYRFLLNGVEVQAFSTNNMWTLPDTAAVGTYTITVEARTSAGQTPVATTTVTHVVNNPPSPPVTVASPVPAVYSAAPVVVSLTATTNAPPATIYYTLDGSTPTTAMPPYTGPITLNQTTTINYFAVDVNGTAEAVHTDTWYIHVPDLVATMQINNGAAQTKSLAVTLNLNAYDPVGVATMEFSNDGTNWSGEEPYATSKTWTLLTGSDGPRTVYARFRDKSLPTGVQYPPITAAITLDTTPPATTPSPIPGSYTNGSSLAVTLTANETATIYYTADGTTPTTGSLTYQTPIQVNTAAGSSTTIKYFAVDSAGNQEAVKTAVWSMATIDLVASAQINNGASWTPTPDVTLTLKAFDPTGIASYELSNDGSTWSGPFASPDTSAGVTVTITPSWTLTSGEGLKTVYVRFTDTNLGGGTTYPPITASILLGNKDGLLPGTSGYLASALKALHIATGFASPTPMDLVHADVAPYNNGTAKPDGKIDLGDVTMILLRSLGLIATF
- a CDS encoding cohesin domain-containing protein; the encoded protein is MTRHIGHIFMAAFLLLASASLCLGSVTVTSTGSGTYTVQGSNMDGIAAFDLVLKYDSPALASPTVSQGSLISGAMLAANTNVAGTIRIAVVSSKSFSGSGPLVTIKFATHTGGTVSVASFSPINSNGAAVSSGDSGSSSSDNSSSSSDNSSSNGSSSSSSSSSSSSSGSSGSSSSSGSSGSPTYLGTVTMPSDSQMKSETKTAATETPAPANAPEATAKPGETPPAGEAPAAGETPVATKAPAAAKKNESISVASNTAVLERFRAYQGDKTPAIMIALFKQQISPLFRQEPFVVLSDGATTVTIVADLSAETGSSPNFALTGAKMVSLKKDDASSTWFIEALPAKGALSASLMVLNESKVTEYPLTIAPAIKKAAATEKEFAAFLKDAAKTPAQHDLNGDGSYDGIDDYIYTANYLVRQQKARTSAK